In a single window of the Niabella ginsenosidivorans genome:
- the lipA gene encoding lipoyl synthase, which produces MVAVVNKQVNPYRRATSGGNRSPEQRELLPGGALMKPTTAKASGIQLKLYYFRAMIELPVTSKVKKPDWLRVKLPIGESYKHVRGLVDQHKLHTICESGNCPNMGECWGDGTATFMILGNICTRSCGFCAVATGRPLPVDYDEPQRVAEAIYLMKVKHAVITSVDRDELKDGGASIWYNTIRAVKALTPETTLETLIPDFKGKKEDIHTVMEAAPEVISHNIETVERLTRKVRIQAKYWRSMEVIRILKAGGARTKSGIMLGLGETREEVLQTLHDLKDNGCDVVTIGQYLQPTPKHLPVQRFVHPDEFAFYKDAGYEMGLDYVESGPLVRSSYHSDRHVHPGAGRAQWEAGRNRMG; this is translated from the coding sequence ATGGTAGCCGTTGTTAATAAACAGGTGAACCCGTATAGAAGGGCTACCTCCGGAGGCAACCGGAGCCCGGAACAGCGGGAGCTCCTGCCGGGTGGTGCACTGATGAAGCCCACAACCGCAAAAGCTTCCGGTATTCAGCTTAAATTGTATTATTTTCGTGCTATGATTGAGTTACCTGTAACAAGTAAAGTAAAAAAACCCGATTGGCTGCGTGTAAAGCTGCCTATTGGCGAAAGCTATAAGCATGTACGCGGGCTGGTGGATCAACATAAATTACACACTATTTGTGAGAGCGGTAATTGCCCGAATATGGGCGAGTGCTGGGGCGATGGTACGGCCACTTTTATGATCCTGGGAAACATCTGCACCCGCAGTTGCGGCTTTTGTGCCGTGGCAACAGGCCGCCCACTGCCGGTGGATTATGACGAGCCCCAACGCGTGGCGGAAGCCATTTATCTGATGAAGGTAAAGCACGCGGTAATTACTTCTGTAGACAGGGATGAACTGAAGGACGGAGGTGCATCTATCTGGTACAATACCATACGGGCCGTAAAGGCACTTACCCCGGAAACGACCCTGGAAACCCTGATCCCTGATTTTAAAGGAAAAAAAGAAGACATTCATACCGTAATGGAAGCAGCACCGGAAGTCATCTCCCATAATATTGAAACCGTAGAGCGCCTTACCCGTAAAGTGCGCATACAGGCCAAATACTGGCGCAGCATGGAAGTGATCCGCATCTTAAAAGCCGGCGGTGCACGCACCAAGAGCGGCATTATGCTGGGGCTTGGAGAAACAAGGGAAGAAGTGCTGCAAACCCTGCATGATCTTAAAGATAATGGCTGTGATGTGGTAACCATTGGCCAGTACCTGCAGCCTACTCCCAAACACTTGCCGGTACAGCGTTTTGTGCATCCTGATGAATTTGCCTTTTATAAGGATGCCGGCTATGAAATGGGGCTGGATTATGTGGAAAGTGGTCCGCTGGTACGGTCTTCCTACCACAGCGACCGTCATGTGCACCCTGGTGCCGGGCGGGCACAGTGGGAAGCCGGCAGGAACAGGATGGGATAG
- a CDS encoding OsmC family protein gives MTSEVVYNGDLRTTCTHLKSGSQIETDAPVDNNGKGERFSPTDLLATGLAACMLTVMGIKARSMDFDLNDIKIEVQKIMAENPRRVAGIDLKFHIPEHLIQLDPKTITILKNTAATCPVKKSLHPDVVINMDWGAWS, from the coding sequence ATGACCTCAGAAGTAGTATATAATGGCGATCTGCGTACAACCTGTACTCACTTAAAGAGCGGATCGCAGATTGAAACAGATGCACCGGTTGATAATAACGGAAAGGGAGAGCGGTTCTCCCCAACAGATCTGCTGGCTACCGGTCTTGCAGCCTGCATGCTCACCGTTATGGGCATTAAAGCCCGCAGCATGGATTTTGATCTGAATGACATAAAGATCGAAGTGCAAAAGATAATGGCCGAAAATCCCAGGCGCGTTGCCGGCATTGACCTGAAATTCCATATCCCTGAACATCTTATCCAGCTGGATCCCAAAACGATCACTATTTTAAAAAATACAGCAGCTACCTGCCCTGTTAAAAAAAGCCTGCATCCAGATGTTGTGATCAACATGGATTGGGGTGCCTGGAGTTAA
- a CDS encoding TonB-dependent receptor gives MINKCILALLFICSAFWGRAQNAEIYGKVTTSDGQPVSRVSIVIKDTKWGAVSKDDGAYRIKNIKPGDYVVEVSLTGDVRESKPVSLSAGGHAELNFTIGETAKELNEVVVETNKIMNRASSYSSKMPLDNLENAQVVSAIPDVILRKQIAMTLEDAMKNATGVTKLWDATNRPDGGSLFVSRGFMTTTKARNGLPNIVNTNVDMANLDKIEVIKGPTGTLFGSIINSYGGLINRITKRPYFYNGGYVDVAYGSYNFMRASADANFVLQKDKMAARINVAGQNQDSWQDAGFQKSYIIAPSFVYRPNDRFTLNADAEIVGTKGNSNGGNFMFILTPSMINGPLSSMISAMYPNNKDALLAKIPQTIKEAFGTDNVKDIKVDYDRSFISNDLYSQTNTNSYFADASYKISGNWTSQTALTYSLSHNNGYAPFQYLVPNYAASFLKSAMTGNPDFGTPGADSVARMVWRPVGETKTFDVQQNFVADYTFGKVRNRAVIGVDYLSYRSDVTYYYFYGLMHGAFPFPQLYDVVGADGRSPNNLAFDKASVLNAYETRGNTEALPYNTHSNVLSGYINDVANITDYFIVSAGVRVDNFDDRVGNKVQTKFSPKFGLIFMPVKDQLSLFANYQNGFTNQFGEDRNHKTFDPEEADQKEIGIKYVLLDNKLMGTVSYYNILVKNIVRQDPADGNFSIQDGEQKSKGIEVEVLANPVNGWTLLAGYGYNDSKMQKAAEDVNGLRPVPAGPYNTANFWTNYSFTETALKGLGIGMNVNYSGESYAINSNMDGQLMLPAATILGGHLTYDLPHFRIGLKVNNITNEQYWKGWSNFIPQMPRQFIGSVAYKF, from the coding sequence ATGATAAATAAATGTATACTGGCGTTGCTTTTTATCTGTAGCGCCTTTTGGGGCAGGGCTCAGAACGCTGAAATTTATGGTAAAGTAACAACCTCCGACGGGCAACCCGTAAGCCGGGTAAGCATTGTAATAAAAGATACCAAATGGGGCGCTGTATCAAAAGATGATGGAGCATACCGGATTAAAAATATTAAGCCGGGAGACTATGTGGTAGAAGTTTCGCTGACCGGCGATGTCAGGGAAAGTAAACCGGTTTCCTTAAGCGCCGGCGGCCATGCAGAACTGAACTTTACTATAGGTGAAACGGCTAAAGAACTTAATGAAGTGGTTGTGGAAACCAATAAGATCATGAACAGGGCGAGCTCTTATTCCAGCAAAATGCCGCTGGATAACCTGGAAAACGCCCAGGTGGTTTCAGCTATACCGGATGTGATCCTGAGAAAACAGATCGCCATGACCCTGGAAGACGCCATGAAAAATGCCACTGGCGTAACAAAGCTCTGGGATGCGACCAACCGCCCGGATGGTGGTTCGCTTTTTGTAAGCCGTGGATTTATGACCACTACAAAAGCGCGTAATGGTTTGCCCAATATTGTAAATACCAATGTGGATATGGCCAACCTGGATAAGATAGAGGTCATAAAGGGCCCTACCGGCACCTTGTTTGGAAGCATCATCAATTCATACGGCGGCTTAATTAACCGTATTACAAAGCGCCCTTATTTTTATAATGGCGGTTATGTGGATGTGGCGTATGGGTCCTATAACTTTATGCGGGCTTCAGCTGACGCTAATTTTGTTTTGCAGAAAGATAAAATGGCTGCCCGCATTAATGTAGCGGGGCAGAACCAGGATAGCTGGCAGGACGCAGGCTTCCAGAAAAGCTATATTATAGCTCCTTCTTTTGTATACAGGCCCAATGACCGGTTTACGCTGAACGCTGATGCGGAAATTGTAGGAACAAAGGGCAACAGCAATGGCGGCAATTTTATGTTTATATTAACCCCGTCCATGATCAATGGACCGCTGAGCAGCATGATATCCGCCATGTACCCCAACAATAAGGACGCCCTACTGGCAAAAATACCCCAAACAATAAAAGAGGCATTCGGCACCGATAATGTAAAAGATATTAAAGTAGATTATGACCGTTCCTTTATATCCAATGACCTGTATTCCCAAACCAATACCAACTCCTATTTTGCAGATGCCAGCTATAAAATATCCGGTAACTGGACCTCGCAAACGGCACTGACATACAGCCTGAGCCACAATAACGGCTATGCGCCTTTCCAGTACCTGGTACCCAACTATGCCGCCAGTTTTCTGAAATCTGCTATGACAGGTAACCCGGACTTTGGCACACCCGGAGCCGACAGTGTGGCACGCATGGTATGGCGCCCGGTGGGAGAAACGAAAACCTTCGATGTACAGCAGAACTTTGTTGCAGATTACACCTTCGGAAAGGTACGGAACCGGGCTGTTATTGGTGTAGATTACCTGAGTTACCGCTCTGATGTAACCTATTATTACTTTTACGGGTTAATGCATGGTGCTTTCCCTTTTCCCCAGTTGTATGATGTGGTTGGCGCTGATGGAAGATCGCCCAATAACCTTGCATTTGATAAAGCCAGTGTGCTCAATGCTTATGAAACCAGGGGAAATACAGAGGCATTGCCTTATAACACGCATTCAAATGTGCTGAGCGGTTATATAAATGATGTGGCCAATATTACAGATTACTTTATTGTATCTGCCGGGGTGCGGGTAGATAATTTTGATGACAGGGTGGGCAATAAGGTGCAGACGAAATTCTCCCCCAAATTCGGGCTGATCTTTATGCCGGTAAAAGACCAGTTGTCCCTCTTTGCCAATTACCAGAACGGGTTTACCAACCAGTTTGGTGAAGACAGGAATCACAAGACCTTTGATCCGGAAGAAGCTGATCAGAAGGAGATAGGTATAAAATATGTGCTGCTGGATAATAAATTAATGGGAACAGTAAGCTATTATAATATACTGGTGAAGAATATAGTACGCCAGGATCCGGCTGATGGTAATTTCAGCATCCAGGACGGGGAACAAAAAAGTAAAGGAATAGAAGTGGAGGTGCTGGCCAATCCTGTAAATGGCTGGACGCTCCTGGCAGGATACGGCTATAACGACAGTAAAATGCAAAAAGCCGCTGAGGATGTAAACGGGTTGCGTCCCGTGCCGGCCGGCCCATATAATACCGCTAATTTCTGGACCAACTATTCCTTTACAGAGACTGCTTTAAAAGGACTGGGCATTGGTATGAACGTCAATTACTCCGGTGAAAGCTATGCCATCAACAGTAATATGGACGGCCAGTTAATGCTGCCGGCGGCAACGATCCTGGGCGGGCACCTTACTTATGATCTTCCTCATTTCCGGATCGGGCTGAAGGTGAACAATATTACCAATGAGCAATACTGGAAAGGCTGGAGCAATTTTATACCCCAGATGCCGCGCCAGTTCATTGGGTCCGTTGCCTACAAGTTTTAA